Proteins encoded within one genomic window of Rossellomorea vietnamensis:
- a CDS encoding GAF domain-containing protein — MFQVEKYQGTKEQGFGLVTKQLKALLEGEPNQIANLSNASALLNQFMDRINWVGFYLMEEESNQLVLGPFQGLPACVRIPLGRGVCGTAASEQKTLRIEDVHQFPGHIACDAASQSEIVIPLVKDGKLIGVLDIDSPEKARFDEEDQKYLEIFTDELLRHL, encoded by the coding sequence ATGTTTCAAGTAGAAAAATATCAAGGTACAAAGGAACAGGGCTTTGGTCTTGTCACGAAACAATTGAAGGCTTTGTTGGAAGGTGAGCCGAATCAGATCGCGAATTTAAGCAATGCTTCCGCCTTACTGAACCAATTCATGGATCGCATCAACTGGGTTGGCTTTTATTTAATGGAAGAAGAAAGCAATCAATTGGTACTCGGACCTTTCCAGGGACTGCCTGCATGTGTAAGGATTCCTTTAGGAAGAGGGGTTTGCGGTACGGCTGCAAGTGAACAGAAGACGCTGCGAATCGAGGATGTCCATCAATTCCCCGGTCACATCGCATGCGATGCTGCCTCCCAATCCGAAATCGTCATCCCTCTCGTCAAAGATGGAAAACTGATCGGGGTCCTCGATATCGACAGCCCTGAAAAAGCACGATTTGATGAAGAAGATCAGAAGTATTTGGAAATCTTTACAGATGAGCTTTTAAGACATCTTTAA